In Mycolicibacterium gadium, the genomic window AACCAGTAGAACCCATGGCCGGGCAGGGTGAGCAGGTACGGCAGCTGGCCGATGCGCGGGAACTCGACGTGCCCAGTCATTTCAATGGGGGTGTACCCGTTCCAGTGCTGAAGATTCAGCTCGATGGGCTGCGGGAAGCGCGACAGATTGTTGACGCACAGCACGGTGCCGCCCTGTTCCTCGTCTTCCATCTCCCGAACGTACGTCAGCACTGATGGATTCGAGCCGCCAAGCTCGCGGAATGCACCGATCGCGAATGCGTCGTGGCGTCGCCGCACGGCCAGCATGGTGCGGGTCCAGTTGAGCAGCGACGTCGAACTGTCTCGCTGCGCTTCGACATTCACCGATTGGTAGCCGTAGATCGGGTCTTGGTTCGGCGGCAGATAGAGCCGGCCCGGATTGGCCGTGGAGAACCCCGCGTTGCGGTCGGGTGTCCACTGCATCGGCGTGCGGACGCCGTCGCGGTCGCCGAGCCAGATGATGTCGCCCATCCCGATCTCGTCGCCGTAGTAGAGCACCGGCGAACCGGGCAGTGACAGCAACAGCGCGGTGAACAGCTGCATCTGGTTGCGGTCGTTCTCGAGCAGCGGCGCGAGCCTTCGCCGGATGCCGACGTTGGCCTTCATCCGAGGATCTTTGGCGTATTCGGAGTACATGTAGTCGCGTTCTTCGTCGGTGACCATCTCGAGCGTCAGCTCGTCGTGGTTACGCAGGAAGATGCCCCACTGCGCCATCTCCGGAATATCGGGCGTCTGCGCCATGATCTCGGAGATCGGGAAGCGCGACTCGCGCCGCACCGCCATGAAAATCCTTGGCATCAGCGGGAAGTGGAATGCCATGTGACATTCGTCGCCGCCGGTTTTCGGATCACCGAAGTACTCGACCACGTCGGCCGGCCATTGGTTGGCCTCGGCCAGCAGGACGCGGCCGGGGAACTCGTCGTCGATGACTTTGCGACAGTGGCGCAGGAAGCCGTGCGTCTCGGGCAGGTTCTCGCAGTTGGTGCCCTCACGCTCGAAGAGGTAGGGAACGGCGTCCAGGCGGAAGCCGTCGATGCCGAGATCCAGCCAGAAGCGCAGGACGTCGATCATGGCTTCCTGCACGGCCGGGTTGTCATAGTTCAGGTCGGGCTGGTGCGAGAAAAAGCGGTGCCAGTAGAACTGGCGTCGCACCGGGTCGTAAGTCCAGTTGGACTCCTCGGTGTCGACGAAGATGATGCGCGCGTCCTGGTACTTCTCGCTGGTGTCGCTCCAGACGTAGAAGTCGCCGTAGGGGCCGTCGGGGTTGCGTCGAGACTCCTGGAACCACTCGTGTGAATCGGATGTGTGGTTCATGACCAGGTCGGTGATGACGCGAATGCCGCGGCGGTGTGCCGCGTCGAGCAGCTCGACGAAGTCATCGACGGTGCCGAACTCGGGCAGCACCTTGTAGAAGTCCCGGATGTCGTAGCCACCGTCGCGCAACGGGGAGTCGTAGAAGGGCGGCAGCCAAAGGCAGTCGACGCCAAGCCATTTCAGGTAGTCCAGCCGTTCGGTCAGCCCGCGTAGGTCGCCGCTGCCGTCGGCGTTGGAGTCGTGGAAGGCGCGGACGAGGACTTCGTAGAAGACGGCGTGCTTGAACCAGGTGCGGTCCTCGGGCAGCGCGCGGGCGTGTTCGAAGTCCTCCGCGGTCGGATGCTCCACCACGCCGTTCTCGACGTGGCTACCTTCGGCTGGGTCGTGGTTGCTCAAGTCCATACAAGGTTCAAACCTACCCATGTCCGACGGAATTGAACCGCCCAGAATCGGGTGTCTGTCGGCTTGCTGTTTGCTGGTTTCCTAGCGGTTGTACAGATCTCCACCGAACGTGGGTTACCCGCACGCTGTGGGCGCCGTTCGCGTGACAAAACCCCTCACTCGTGGGTGGCCGCACATTTGCTCGTCGCTATCGGGGTGATCGTTTTGGCAATCACGGTCGCTTGCATTTGCGAAGTCGGCGGAAGCTCTTCTGCTGACGGCGCCGCAGGTAGATGGTGGTCCCGCTACGTCTATTCGCCGACGTCGGGTCGGTCAAATTGGTGCATATGGCGATATCGCAGTTCCGGTAGCATTTTCGTCGTGATGGCTGAGGGGGCTTGCCAAGCACTCAGCGCGGAGCCGATTGCCATGGGGAGTGAGCGTGACTGAGGATTTGCGGGTCGATGCCGCGCTGGTCCGTCAGTCCGGCGGCAAGTTAGAGACCATCGCGGGATTACTTCCGGAGCCGCCTGCCTCGTTCAGCCCGTCGGGAGCCGATGCCCTCTCGACGGCGATTGCGGGCCGAGTATCCGAGGTGGTTGATCCGGTGCTCGCTCAGATGCCGATCGCCAAGGACGAGCTCACCCGCTTTGCCCAGAACGTCATGGCGGCCGCGGATAGCTATGACGCTGCCGATCGGCGCATCGCCGAGGAGATCCTCAAGCAGTTGGGGATCCTCGACGAGGCGGCTGGCGGTGGTGCAGCGGGATCGGGTGCGCCGTCGTCGGCTGGTTCGGGCGCCGTGGGCGCCCCGGCGTCGGGCGCAGCACAGTCCGATCAGATGGGCCAGTTGATGCAGATGCCGATGCAGCTGGCTCAGCAGGCCGCGCAGATCCCGATGCAACTGGCGGGCATGGCCGCGGCGATCCCACAGGCGATGATGCAAGGCGTTCAGACCGCTGTGCAGCAGGCGACTCAGATGGCGCAGTCCGGCGAGGGTGACGAGAAGGTTCCCGAGGACGAGACGCTGACGCCGGAGGAGGCGCGCGAGGAGCGGGACGACGAGGAAAAGCCGGAGCCACCATCCGAAGCTGCATCCGGCACTTCGGTTGGTGAGCGGGTACCGGACGCTGGTCCGCAAGAGCCCACACCGCCGGCGCGGAAGCCCGCGCCCACGCGTCCTGCTGAGTCCCGCCCGGAGATCGCGCTGTGAGTTTCCCGCCGTCTGGGGGCCCGCCACCCCCGCCTCCGCCTGGCGGTCCGCCGCCGCCTGGGAATCCCTATCCGCCACAAGGCTATCCGGGTCCACAGCAGCCGTGGCCGCAGCAGCAGCCGTGGGCCGCAGGGCCGCCGCCGAAGAAGCGCGGCAATGGCTGGAAGTGGGGGCTCGGCGCGGTGGCATTGCTGGTTGTCATCGGACTGACTGCCGCAGTGACGATTTCGGTTACGAAGAATGATGGGGACGGCGAGCCATCGCCGAGCGGTGAGACATTTGGGTTGGCGAGCGCCGACGACAAGGGCCCCGCGAACATCATCACCGAAGATCCGAGCTGCGCGGCGTGGACGCCGATAATCAGAACGCTTTCGGAAGAGCAGAAGAACGGTTGGGAAAGACGGGACCGTTCAATACCGGCCACGGAGTGGACACCCGAGCAACGACGGCAATACGAAAAAGTTGCCGATGCTATGCGCCGCGCGGCCGACCAGACTGTCCAGGTAGCGAAGGTGACTCCGCATCGAGTCATGCGAGAGTTGTATGAGCAATTCATTGTTTACGCGCGCGCGTACGCGGATGCGATCCCCACCTATACCAAGGATGACAATCTGTTGGCTGGTGTGGCGGGAGGCACCTCTAATGCCGTGACACGGATCTGTACAACCATTACCTACAAGTCAGCACAGGCACGCGGCCCACTTGTGAGCAACGCGCCAGCGCCGACTGCACTCGCGCCGCTCATTGATCCCCGAAATCCGCAGATGTTTATGGCGGACTCCGACCCATCGTGTGTCAAGTTGATCGGACTGCTCGAGACATTCGATGCTGAGTCAGCGGACTGGCAGGCCCTCGACTCGGAGATCCCTGCCAGCGAGTGGAATCCTGAGCAGCGCAGCGTAATAGATCGCGTCATTCCGCTCATGAACACATTGGCCGACGACATTGAGCGACTCGGTTTGCAGAGCAGCAATCCTACGCTGCAGGATTTTGCGATATTTGCAGCCCAATACCGCAGAGCGTACGCAACCGCACTGCCCTCGTACACGACCGCTGATTCGTATTTGGGCGCGGCATCGGCCGGAATTACCTCCGCTATTGCTGACGCCTGCAGGGCGTCGGGGAGCTAGCCAATGGGTATCGGCAGGCCGTCGGATCCACATGGAATGACTGCGCCTCCGGCGTGGCCCGAGGTTGATGAGGACAGACTGCGCTCTTGCGCAGAAGCCTTCGAAACGACTTCGACCACGGTTGGCTCGCAACTTGACGCCGCAAAAGAGCAGCGGCTCCAAATGTTTAGTGGCGTTGGAATCTGGTCGGGTGGTAGCGCGACGGCTGCCAGCGGTGCCCTAGACAAACGGATCACAGATCTTGAAGGGGTCAAGACCCAACTTGACGCCTCAGCAAAGATGTTCCGTGACAGCGTGACCACGATCGTCAATGCCAAGAACACGATCATCGAGAACGTCGATAAAGCCAACGATCTCATCGACTTGATCAACGATGCAGAGGGGTCGGACTCAGAAAAGCAGTCCGCGATTCTCGCAATCATAGACGCAACTCGAAGCGAGAATCTGGAAGTCGTCAACTTGGCGGGGTCGCAGGTGTCAGGGAAACCACCGCCGGTCGAGGAGGCTGCCAACCAAACTCCCGGAACCGATGCCACCGAACCTATCGCGGCCGAAAGCAACAGGGATGATCGCGTTCTCCTCGTAAGCAATTTGAAGGGAGGCGACGCAAGCCTGGCTCCAGCGCCGGAGGCTCCGGCTGCACCGAACGCACCGCCAGCTGCGGAGAACATGCCGGGGGTGGGCGACGACAGCGCACCCGAGGCGCCCTCGGAGCCACCCGCCGCAGAGGATCCGCGATCTGTCCAGCCGGTTGTCGGCTCCGGTGGGGACGAACCATTTCAAGCGCCTAACCCAGCTCCCACAGCACCTCCACCCGCCGCCCCCGAAGCCCCGCCAGCAGCAGGACCCGCTCCCGGCATGCCCAGTCTTCCCGGAATGCCCGGTGCCCCAAGTGCTCCCAGTGCACCGTCGGCGCCCAGTATCGGGTCGCCATCCAGCCCGGTGTCGAGCCCGTCGAGCCCCTCTGCCCCCGCGACATCCACACCCAGCGCCCCGGCCGCCAGCGCCGCACCTACGACTCCTGCACAGCAGCTGACCGAATTCAACCGCGCCATGGCCGAATCGGCGGCCCGCGCCGCAGCCCAAGCGCCACCCATCCAGCCGACACAACCACCCGTTCCGATGGGTTCAGCGCCTACACCACAGCCTCTCGCTCCCCCGGCCATTCCCGACGCACCCACGGCAGCCACCCCGCCGCCAGCAGCCTCGGGTCCGACCGGTGGAACTGCAGCGCCCGTCGCGCCTGCCCCGGGCCCCGGCGCTCCGGCCGCACCGCCCATGCCCCTCGGTCAACCGGCGACACCGCCACCCGCCGCACCCGTCGCACCCGCTGGTCCTGTCGCACCAGCCGTCCCGCCCGCCGCCGCGGCCGCAGGCGCCAGCACTGTGGGAGCCCCTGCGCCCGTGCCGGTTTCGGCTGCCCGCGCCCACCGCGAGGCCGTCGCCGCAGCGGCCACCGCCGGAGCCCTGCGCCGTCGTTCGCCCGGCAACGATCCCGTCGTGTTCGCCCAACGCATCGCCGCCGCCCTCAACGTCGGCATCACAGACGTCGGCTTCGTCTGGCTCACCGGCCTCGCCAAGGACGGCTCCATCGTCGTCGCCAACAACTACGGCCTCGGCTATATCCCCGAGGGTGTGAACCTGCCCGAACAGGTCACCATGGCCACCGCCGACGAGAGCATCCCGGCTACTGTCCGCGGCACGTGGACGACGTATCCGATTCTTGCCCTTCATGGTTGGGCCCAACACCACAACACCGACCTGCGCGCCGTCATCGCCACCGAGGACCAGTTCAAGGGATTCGACCCCGGTGCACCCAAGATCGTTTTGCGCCCCGACGACATCCCCGAGAACGGAACCATGGAAGGCCGGCACCGCCTACAGGTGATTGCTCCCGACGCCGCGGTCAAGCTCACCGCGGTCAGCAGCACCGGACTGTCCGATCTCCTGCCGCCAGCTCAGGCCGATACCAATGCACCCGAGGACAAACGATCGCAGTTGTGGTTCGAGGTCTTCCGTCCGCTCCTGAGCAATGCACCCGAGCGCGCTGTCGTGCAGATCGAGGCGTTCGTGACCTATGCCGAGCATGCGCAGGAGTTGGCCCTGTACCACGCCCACACCGCCGCCGACCCAGCTGACCAGCGCGCCGCAATTGCCGACTGGATCTACTGGCAACACCTGAGCGTGCTGATGTCCGACTCGATCGCTACGGAAGCGACCGTCTAGCGCGAGGCAGACCTATCGTCGGGACCGCCGTGTTGCGATTCGTCCCAGTGCGCCCACTCCGGTAGCGGCGTCGGCGGCACCATGCCCATCTCCCCCAGCGTGCCCAGGGTCGGATCGATCTTGTGTCGATAGCTCACCTTGCGCCTGCGAACGACGTACACAGTCGCGATCGCGAGCACGCCGGCTGCGATGAACACCAGCACCGCCACCTGGAGAATCAGCAGCAACACTCGCTCACTGTACGCAGATCTGCCGGCCCTTCTCTGCACCGTTTGCAGTCGCATTCCAAGAACTGCAAAAAGTGCATCTACAGACCCGGGATAATCAGTTCGTGGCCACTTCCATCTCAGCCGTCGAGGCGTCACAGCCGGAGCGTCTGGCGTCGGCGGCCGCCGACGTGGGCCACATGGCCTCACAGCTCGACCACCTGATCACGATGCAGCGCGACTCGATCGCCGAACTGCGTGACGGTTGGACAGGGGAAGCGGCCGACGCGGCGGTCGCCCGCGGAGAACAGAACCTCGCAACTCAGGAAGCGCTGCGCGACAAGTTGCAAACCTTGCAGGGCGTGCTGGCATCCGGCGGAGGGCAGCTCAACTCGGCACGCACGGCGCTGCTGGACATGGTCGGCGAGTTGCGCGGCCAGGGATGGGAGATCTCCGACGACGGGGTCACGACGCCCCCGCCCAATCTCTCGGAAGCTTTCCGCAGTGTCCCGCAGGCATACACGCTGATGATCCAGCGACTGCTCGAGACGTACGACGTCATCGACGACGAGACGGCCGGTGGCTTTCCCATATTCGAGCCAGGCGGATGATCAGGCTCCTCGGGGTCCTCGCAGCAGCTCTCGTCACTGTGACTGCCTGCGGTGCTTCGACTCCGGAGCTGCCACCAGATTCCCCGCCCGAGATGCTCAGCGTGCTCACCGGCGACCGGGGAGACGACGTCCTCGACAACGTGACGACGTACGAATGGGATGACGACGGCACGGCTGCCGGGGCGCGCTTCACCTGGATCGGCGAGGACGACGAGGCTGCGAACCAAGGCGCCGCAAGGCTTGCCGAGTACCTGATCGCCGACCATGGCAAGTTGACGGCTATCGGCTCCGGCTTCCTCGGCCTGACGAAAGTTTCGGCGGCACAAATGAATCCCCAGCTGACTCGTGCCTACGCTACTTCGCTTGCTCCCCACGTCGGCGAGTTTGTCGGCGGCCACCGTCGTGAATTCGAGTCCCTCCGCGTCCAGATAGCAGACAACCCGTTGGCATTGCGAAACCTGCTGTCGGTCTTCGTCGCCGACCCCGAACCCGGGCGCACTGCCGTCGAGGCGACGCACGCTGCTGCCGAGCAGTACGAGGAGGCCGCGGCCGCGGCCCCGCCGGACAGCCGCGAGTCTGTTGCCGCCCTCAGGGCAGCGGGTGCGCTGTTGGGCGCCGCGTATGGCGCGGTCGAAATGGCGGACAGCGACATCCCGACACCATCCAGTGGCCCGGCAACCAGCGAAATGGCGGTGCGGATCGCGACCATCCTGGTGCCGGCGGATCCCAACGCCGCGATCCTCAGCAAATACGTCGAGGACGGCCGGCTGATGTCACCCGCCGCGGTCCAGAACAAGTTCTCCGACACCGCCATGCGGACGTACTACCTCGATGTGCAGAACTACATCGGCACAAAGGGATTCGAAGACGGCAACAACACGTTTGTTGCAGCATTCAAGGACAGTTCTGGCGTGCCCCTGTCATGACTCAGCTCGGGATGTCGACGTTGGCGATGTCGCCGGCGACCGCTTGATCCTGACGAGAATAGGCACGCACAGCGTCGTCCAGGAGGTCGCTGTATTCCCGAACGCTCTCAACCGCCGCGGTAACCGCCGCGGTGATGCCCTCCTGCGCCCTGCGGCATGACTCGGCTGTGAGCAACTGCCCCAGCGACGCACCCGCATTGCCGACGACCTCGTCGGCCCGCATACGGCTCAGACCGTCCGCCGCATCACCGAAAGCCGCTGTCGCAGTGCGCAGCACTTCCGGATCGAACCCGGGTAGCTCACCGCTCATCGCCCACTCCCCTCGCGATCAGAACCTCAAATTTCGCAGCAGGTCGTACACGCTGGCGATCCACAACAGCAGAGGGATGATCGCCGCAATCGCCGCACCGTCGACCAATTCGAGGATTCGCTTGGTCACCGGCGACACCCGCTGCACGCTGCTGGCCGCACCGATGACGATCAGAGTGACGATTCCCAAAGCCACGTACAGGGCCAGCACCAACCACGCTCGGTCGGGATCCCACAACAACAGCTTCACCATCAAGCCCGTCGGGATCACGACAACCGCCGCCAACAACGCCCACGCACACCAGCGTTCGGCGTACAGCCGAGACCTGAAGCCGCAGATCGACGTGACCAGACCCGCAACGATCATGCTGTGGACGAAGAAATGTCCTTGCACCACAACGGTGATCGCGCCGATCGCCAGGATCAGCGCGCCCGCGGTGACGAATCCGATCAGCAGCCGCGTCGCCAACTGGCTGCGCTCGTGTAGCCGCGCGGCGGAGTCCGGCACGGACTCGATGATCGCCTGCCAGGTCGGTGACTCGTCGCCCATGGGTGCCGCGACCGGGTCGAGAAGTTCCTCGCTGCCGACGGTTTCGCCGGGCGCGGGGATCGGCGGCAGCGCGATCCGAGCCACCGCAACGGTCAGCTTGGCCGCATTGGTCACGACGATCAGGCCGAACGCAATTGCGCCTGCGGGCACCCAGTATTGCCATCCGTAGCCGAATGCGACAGCCGCAGCTGTCCCCGCGATGGACGCGACCGCCAAAAACGAAGCCAGCTCGGCCCTTTTGCGCGGTCCACCTCGGGTCGCCAGTGTCAACAACAACACCACCGCGGCCGCACCTGCGGCTTGCGGCGCGCCGAGTCCGCCGTAGCCGTTCGGCAAGGGAACGGCGAGCGCCGCCGCCGCCGCCAGTGCCGGTATCGACGCGACCAGCAGACACTCCGACATGTCGATTTTCTGGTAGCGGTTGGTCGCCAGCATGCTGCCGCCCAGGAGGCCCAGGCCGAGGACGGCCAGCGCCACTGCCCACCACCAGGCGTGCCCACTGCGGCTCCATGCCGCCAACGACATCACCGATACTGCGAGCGCGGTGAACGGAATCGCCAGGCCAACAAACCGATTCAATGCGGAACGGTCGAACTCCGGGGACTCGTCGAGCACCGCGATCGCGTCGATCACGTCCTCGACCAGCGGTCGATAGCGCTCGGTCCGGCTGACGGAAACCAGGGTCAGCAGGGACCCGTCGACCACACCCGCGTCATCCAACGACTCATTGAATCTCAGCGGCGGCGCGCCGGGGCGTGCGAACGCCCACACCCCCTGCACCGAGAAGTCGAACCCGGCGAGGACATCCTTCGGTGTGTCCTCGAGTAGCTCTGCCAGCACCGACACCGTCTCATCGATATACGTTTCGATCGGTGCCGACGCCGGCAGCACCAGGTCGGTCATCCGCCGACCGGTCAGGATCGTCACGCGTGTGGTCGACGGCCGGCCAGGCGTCACACCCGACGCCGGTGCTGCGGCGGCGGTGGAGGTCAACGCCGTTCGAGCCTGTCGAAGTCGTCGGACAAGGCCGCGGCCAACTCGATGACCCGGCGCCGGAAGTCCTTGCCGAGCAGGTCGAGCTGGATCTCGGTGCCGGCCGCGATGTGCTTGTCATACGGCAGCACAATGACTCGGCCCGGCGGGACATGGCGCTCGAACTGCTGCACCAGATCCTCGATATCGATGTTCGGTCTGCCCGGCACGACGTGGTTGATCACCACGC contains:
- the treS gene encoding maltose alpha-D-glucosyltransferase translates to MDLSNHDPAEGSHVENGVVEHPTAEDFEHARALPEDRTWFKHAVFYEVLVRAFHDSNADGSGDLRGLTERLDYLKWLGVDCLWLPPFYDSPLRDGGYDIRDFYKVLPEFGTVDDFVELLDAAHRRGIRVITDLVMNHTSDSHEWFQESRRNPDGPYGDFYVWSDTSEKYQDARIIFVDTEESNWTYDPVRRQFYWHRFFSHQPDLNYDNPAVQEAMIDVLRFWLDLGIDGFRLDAVPYLFEREGTNCENLPETHGFLRHCRKVIDDEFPGRVLLAEANQWPADVVEYFGDPKTGGDECHMAFHFPLMPRIFMAVRRESRFPISEIMAQTPDIPEMAQWGIFLRNHDELTLEMVTDEERDYMYSEYAKDPRMKANVGIRRRLAPLLENDRNQMQLFTALLLSLPGSPVLYYGDEIGMGDIIWLGDRDGVRTPMQWTPDRNAGFSTANPGRLYLPPNQDPIYGYQSVNVEAQRDSSTSLLNWTRTMLAVRRRHDAFAIGAFRELGGSNPSVLTYVREMEDEEQGGTVLCVNNLSRFPQPIELNLQHWNGYTPIEMTGHVEFPRIGQLPYLLTLPGHGFYWFALREPEPEPGVAP
- a CDS encoding type VII secretion target → MSGELPGFDPEVLRTATAAFGDAADGLSRMRADEVVGNAGASLGQLLTAESCRRAQEGITAAVTAAVESVREYSDLLDDAVRAYSRQDQAVAGDIANVDIPS
- a CDS encoding WXG100 family type VII secretion target, with the protein product MATSISAVEASQPERLASAAADVGHMASQLDHLITMQRDSIAELRDGWTGEAADAAVARGEQNLATQEALRDKLQTLQGVLASGGGQLNSARTALLDMVGELRGQGWEISDDGVTTPPPNLSEAFRSVPQAYTLMIQRLLETYDVIDDETAGGFPIFEPGG
- a CDS encoding PE domain-containing protein; protein product: MTEDLRVDAALVRQSGGKLETIAGLLPEPPASFSPSGADALSTAIAGRVSEVVDPVLAQMPIAKDELTRFAQNVMAAADSYDAADRRIAEEILKQLGILDEAAGGGAAGSGAPSSAGSGAVGAPASGAAQSDQMGQLMQMPMQLAQQAAQIPMQLAGMAAAIPQAMMQGVQTAVQQATQMAQSGEGDEKVPEDETLTPEEAREERDDEEKPEPPSEAASGTSVGERVPDAGPQEPTPPARKPAPTRPAESRPEIAL
- the eccD gene encoding type VII secretion integral membrane protein EccD, with protein sequence MTSTAAAAPASGVTPGRPSTTRVTILTGRRMTDLVLPASAPIETYIDETVSVLAELLEDTPKDVLAGFDFSVQGVWAFARPGAPPLRFNESLDDAGVVDGSLLTLVSVSRTERYRPLVEDVIDAIAVLDESPEFDRSALNRFVGLAIPFTALAVSVMSLAAWSRSGHAWWWAVALAVLGLGLLGGSMLATNRYQKIDMSECLLVASIPALAAAAALAVPLPNGYGGLGAPQAAGAAAVVLLLTLATRGGPRKRAELASFLAVASIAGTAAAVAFGYGWQYWVPAGAIAFGLIVVTNAAKLTVAVARIALPPIPAPGETVGSEELLDPVAAPMGDESPTWQAIIESVPDSAARLHERSQLATRLLIGFVTAGALILAIGAITVVVQGHFFVHSMIVAGLVTSICGFRSRLYAERWCAWALLAAVVVIPTGLMVKLLLWDPDRAWLVLALYVALGIVTLIVIGAASSVQRVSPVTKRILELVDGAAIAAIIPLLLWIASVYDLLRNLRF
- a CDS encoding secretion protein EccK produces the protein MPVSAARAHREAVAAAATAGALRRRSPGNDPVVFAQRIAAALNVGITDVGFVWLTGLAKDGSIVVANNYGLGYIPEGVNLPEQVTMATADESIPATVRGTWTTYPILALHGWAQHHNTDLRAVIATEDQFKGFDPGAPKIVLRPDDIPENGTMEGRHRLQVIAPDAAVKLTAVSSTGLSDLLPPAQADTNAPEDKRSQLWFEVFRPLLSNAPERAVVQIEAFVTYAEHAQELALYHAHTAADPADQRAAIADWIYWQHLSVLMSDSIATEATV